The genomic region CCACCTACACAATATATAGTGAAGTTAGTAAGCGGGCTTTATAAAAAGCCTGTGGGTCATATGTTAATTCACTTCAATGACAGTGAGCAGATTTTGTGCTTGGGATAAACCCTGGCGGTGAATTACTCACTACTACTGGTAGTGAAACTATACAGGAACGGTAGTTTGAACTAACAGATTCTGCTTAATAAAGGCTCAATATTACGAGAGACCGGATTAAATTGCAAAGTTGCAGTGGCTTAAAAGTAATGAATGGATTTATATTAAAACAATGCCTAGCGTAAAGAAGCTGAGAAGTTTAGGGTAGCATTTGCTTACATGGCTTGTAAATGTCTAAATATAGCCCCCGTTAGGAGCACCTTGAGATTGGTTACTGAATTGACTACCGCAATAAATAGTGCCGCCCCTTATACAATTCTGTAATGCATTGTATTATAGTTGTGATCTTAAGCAGATTATATAGGAGTGTATGTGAATTGCTCCAAGCAGAAGTTCAAAAATACGGGGAATGTTAACTTGCACGGTTTGGGAGTAACACGCTAAAGAAATAATTTGTAGCAGCTTGAGTCGTGTCACAGCACTTGTAACGCTTATGATAATTCACTCTGTAGTTAGTagtatttgtttgtgctgcataaaTATTATGCTGTGATGGAGATTAATAGAGATCGCTGCAATGCAATGCTATAATGCAATGGCTGAGTAATAATGTGTAAATTTACACTAACATTCCCTAACGTGCCGAGATTGAAAAGTGTGCTTATAGTTTTTAGCACCACTTATAGCTGCCGaggcaaaatataatatataaaaattagaTCAAATAACCTTAACAGCCTCCGTGTCGTGTAGCTTGTGGTTAATTTACTAGCGTGCTGGATAGTAACATCCCGTTACAAATACCTATATTTTACTCTATTATAGTTACGGTCATATGTAGATTGTTATGGAGCGTGTATGAGTTACTCCTTACAGGTACACTCCGGATAGGGGTTAAATAGCACACGATTGTTTTTTAGTGCCAAGAATTAGGTTGTAATATACGGCTTGTGAATTACAATAGCTTAACAGTTCCCAGTCTCATATGATTTGATAGTACTACAGTTCACAGTGGTAACTGTTTTTGAGTGCCAGGAATTGGGTTGTAATATGCAGCTTGTGTATTGCAATAACTTAGCCGCCCTCAGCTTAATATGACTTGATAGCATTACGGTTCACAGTGGTAACCAGTGTTTACCGTGTGTGTTGTAAACTCAGATATAATTACGAGCTTGTGCAGGGAGCACACAGTGTAATGTCACTTTGCTTGTCAACAGAGCCAGGAGTCTGTAGCAGATTGGAGACGTTCGTAACACTAATTATAAACAGAGCTACAAGTTTATAGCAGGTAGAAATCATTCATACCACTACCGCTTTGTACCGTCTCACTCATGGAAACAGATTCACACTTACACATGTGAAAGCGGTCGACCATACATTATACTAGATCCATGAATAGGTACAAAGTGAATACATAAATTAGTTGGTGCGACTACAGTAAATGTCAATAGCCTAAGGctttctaaaaacacaggagctcctaggactactcaccattgccctaacgtccctaacatgttttgccacataacgtggctttttcaaaggtgcaTTAGATACTTCGTGTGATATTGGAATCAGAATATACAGTGACTACTTAGACTGTCCAATATCAACTACTCGTATACATATACTTAAATCCAGTTGACTACGTACTATACAGAGTGATAATTTCATATCTTAGAATTAGAATTACTACTATAGACATGGATATGTGTTCTACAGTCAATACCTAAGTGTGATTTTAATTCTTTATCCTATTTTATTttggaccccaataaaagttatattttaattagtgCAACTAGTTTAACCTGTCTTGTCTTCAATTCATCTATTCTATAGCGAATAGTTAGTGATATTTATTTTGACTTCATTAGTATTTGACCtaggagtgctacaagtgtattctctCTCTTTGTTTGTCATATTTATGTTGGTAACAGTGAGTGCGAATCTGGAGCTGTTGGAGTCCATCTAACTTTAACAATACCACTAATAATATTACTTGCGGGTCTTGAGTGTAAGGTGATTTGATGCCCTGGCATCAGCTGCTGAGTTTAGGGTAAGACCTAGGATTAACCACTTTGATGCAAGAACAATGTGTTGTAGCTCTGTCAGCCTTACAAGTGTCAGACAAAATGGCAGCAGCTAGAATAGGGACACTGTGACCTTAGCAAAATCTCAGCTGAGACACGGTCACAACAAAGTTTCAGATAAATGTTAATTGTGAACATATTGACCACTGAAAAGCCAATATTTACAGTTTAAGTTTCCcaagggggttagttttaggaacTTGTATGAACTCAGGTGAGGATAAAAGGACGAGGAGTTCCTACAAGGTTAAGGACAACCATTGCTTAGACTGCAGGTTCTCATGGGCTCAAGCTTATGAAGTCCTCCTTTCTCAGTCTTCACACCCAAGTCCAAGTCTAAtcactgcactccctgtataactgtaAAATGCAGTAGCTGACAGCAAATACTACTACGTCTGAGTGTCTGAAAGACATTTCTTGGTCTAGGGACATAAACCCTAAAACGTTTTCTCGttcattattgagatagagaatgtcattttaaaacaacattccaatgtatttctattacctCATTTTCATCGTTCCTGTGATATTTTTGTTTAGAAGCATagctaggtaaactcaggagcagcaatgcagtactggcagctagctactgattggtggctgcatttatatgcctcttgtcattggttcacaagaTATACtcagctagttcccattagtgcattgctgctccttcaacaaagaattccaagaaaattaagcaaatttaataatgacagtaaactgaaaagttgattaaaattgtaccctctgaatcctgaaataacatttatgtctaatTTTCCACTATAAAGGAAAATAGCTTTGCCTATGAAGGAAATAAAGTTTTGTCCAATATGGAAGTCAAGTTTTAAAAACCAGTTAATTTACCTCCTGATCAAAGCTTTCCCGGAAAGACCCTCGAAACATTGCAACCATCCAATCACAGCTGGCGATTAGCAAGGGCTTGTGGGCAGGCACTGAACCATCATCTACTTTGAACACTACATCTAAATTGGAAAGATGGAGATTAAAGGTGTTGAGGGAAAAAGAATAGAGAAAAATCTAATAGAAGATGGTACAAACCAGAGGTGATTGGCAGGAAGATCTGTAGATGATAAAGGTATACAAGTTAACAGATGAATGTGTGTCACCatgacatactgtatacacacacttcAACAATTCAGTCCTGTGAGAAATTGACTCACAGACATGATACACATCTGTATCTATGCAAATTCACTATACATTTTAAGAATCTCTTTTAGGATCTCCATGTCAATCACATTTGGTTTTACCATATCCAGTAGTGCCATGCTTCATCTTGTCTCAATCTGCTCTTAGCTTGTCCCCCCACCTCTTACCAGAGAACATCCCTCTGCTTAGGCACTCTTTGATTCGATTTGATTGGCGGACGTGAAAGGCTTTGGTTATTTCCTGATTCATAAAGCCCTCTTTATTCAGAAGGTTAGAAACCATCATCCTAAGGTCAAACACCTCAAGTGCTTCAGCTATTGTTGCCACTTGCATGAGGTCAGCTCGGCTCTGGTCTAAGTGGCCTGTGTAAAGATACTCCAAAACTGCCCTTAGTGGTTCAATCTGGACCAAAGCCTCCATCTCCACTACCAGCATTGGCCTTTCCTTCTGGGTAAGGGGATCTTCAAACATATTAATATGCATACTGATAAACCCTCTGCCCCACCCAGTCAGACTTCTTCCCCACCCCAAGGAACTGCATGATGTACACCCCATTTCAGGGTCACTAAAGTAATGCCTGGGGTTTTGTAGAGAAACTCTAAATAAAGCATCTCCATCCAGAAAGTTAGTTTTTGAATATACGTCCCGTGATCTGCTGCTTTTTTGAGATTTATAGTGGTCACAATGGTGGTTCTCTCTCTGATGATCTCCAAACAATGGTCTTAGTTCCAAATTGAAGAGATCATAAAATTTGGAGCATGCTGTAGCCAGGTAGACTTTATGTGCAAAGACGTTCTGCCCACCCTGCAAGAGGAAAACTACATCTGAGCAAAGTGGAGTGGAGAAGAGGGCAGCAGGACCTCTGTCAGTGCTGTGAGGATGATCCATTACATGTATGATTGGTGGAGGTGGCTTGGGCGGCAGAAAAGGAGCCTGAAGCAGGGGGCGCTGAACCTTCTTCAGGTGggacttccaaaactgtaagtgtcGCCTCGAGATGAGAGCAGCCCTAATAGCATTGTCAAAGACATCCTTCACTCCAAAATGTGCCACCACACTGGTCTCATAGTAGGGTACGCCCAGCTCCTTGGCCACTTCATGTCCCGGTTCTGGAGAGAGGATGTCTGTGGGTTTTATGGGcctacaagaaagaaaaaaaaaatctacttatagAAGACAATTTCTTTGTATTCAGTGTAACAATATATTCACTACAAGGTAATTAAAAACTCAGAGTTAAAGGGATTCAATTCTCAACATAAActcttgcaatatacttccataagcaaaaatgcttctagtaaaagttactttTCAGTGGCatg from Bombina bombina isolate aBomBom1 chromosome 2, aBomBom1.pri, whole genome shotgun sequence harbors:
- the LOC128650447 gene encoding rho-related BTB domain-containing protein 2 isoform X1; amino-acid sequence: MDIDLDYERPNIETIKCVVVGDNAVGKTRLICARACNATLTQYQLLATHVPTVWAIDQYRVCQEVLERSRDVVDEVSVSLRLWDTFGDHHKDRRFAYGRSDVVVLCFSLANPYSLRHVTSMWYPEIKHFCPRTPVILVGCQLDLRYADLDAVNRARRPLAKPIKPTDILSPEPGHEVAKELGVPYYETSVVAHFGVKDVFDNAIRAALISRRHLQFWKSHLKKVQRPLLQAPFLPPKPPPPIIHVMDHPHSTDRGPAALFSTPLCSDVVFLLQGGQNVFAHKVYLATACSKFYDLFNLELRPLFGDHQRENHHCDHYKSQKSSRSRDVYSKTNFLDGDALFRVSLQNPRHYFSDPEMGCTSCSSLGWGRSLTGWGRGFISMHINMFEDPLTQKERPMLVVEMEALVQIEPLRAVLEYLYTGHLDQSRADLMQVATIAEALEVFDLRMMVSNLLNKEGFMNQEITKAFHVRQSNRIKECLSRGMFSDVVFKVDDGSVPAHKPLLIASCDWMVAMFRGSFRESFDQEVSLPCTMSSCLRAVLEYLYLGHFSPGSDLDCMELLALTNRLCLPHLQAMTEQHAVDELLNTFVQGADIDGEVLHYLQMAQFHNAKQLADWCLHYICTNYNTVCRKFPREMKYMTPENKSHFERFRWPPVWYLKEEDRYLRCKKEREREEELLRKQHSKSKWCFWHSSVS
- the LOC128650447 gene encoding rho-related BTB domain-containing protein 2 isoform X2, which encodes MWYPEIKHFCPRTPVILVGCQLDLRYADLDAVNRARRPLAKPIKPTDILSPEPGHEVAKELGVPYYETSVVAHFGVKDVFDNAIRAALISRRHLQFWKSHLKKVQRPLLQAPFLPPKPPPPIIHVMDHPHSTDRGPAALFSTPLCSDVVFLLQGGQNVFAHKVYLATACSKFYDLFNLELRPLFGDHQRENHHCDHYKSQKSSRSRDVYSKTNFLDGDALFRVSLQNPRHYFSDPEMGCTSCSSLGWGRSLTGWGRGFISMHINMFEDPLTQKERPMLVVEMEALVQIEPLRAVLEYLYTGHLDQSRADLMQVATIAEALEVFDLRMMVSNLLNKEGFMNQEITKAFHVRQSNRIKECLSRGMFSDVVFKVDDGSVPAHKPLLIASCDWMVAMFRGSFRESFDQEVSLPCTMSSCLRAVLEYLYLGHFSPGSDLDCMELLALTNRLCLPHLQAMTEQHAVDELLNTFVQGADIDGEVLHYLQMAQFHNAKQLADWCLHYICTNYNTVCRKFPREMKYMTPENKSHFERFRWPPVWYLKEEDRYLRCKKEREREEELLRKQHSKSKWCFWHSSVS